The proteins below come from a single Miscanthus floridulus cultivar M001 chromosome 1, ASM1932011v1, whole genome shotgun sequence genomic window:
- the LOC136453338 gene encoding uncharacterized mitochondrial protein AtMg00810-like — MAAHFRMSDLDALSYYLGIKVRQGKEELTLGQSAYACKLLERSDMTECKPCVTPMEERLKLTKASTAAKVDATLYRSIVGGLRYLVHTRLDITFVVGYVSRFMEDPREDHWAVVKRPLRYVKGTVDHRIIFPKTGGGKLQLIVFSDADMVGDIDGRQSTSGVLVFFGSALISWLSLKQKVVALSTCEAEYVAAATAACQVVWLRRLLGELTGVEAHPTRTDGGQPARHRPLRRIRFCTDRSKHIDVKFHFLRDCVDGGQIPGNWKSLCPSLKKGSLGNTKLQRAFSKYLNKEGRNVSTQDLDNPDHIQPTQQESSQQQSQQSNEGLCNVSSPSQDNDTIRNAELREETAKR, encoded by the exons atggcggctcattttcgaatgagcgatctcgacgcactctcctactacctcggcatcaaggtgagacaggggaaggaggaactcacgcttggtcagagcgcgtatgcctgcAAGCTATTGGAGCGAAGCGACATGACTGAGTGTAAGCCAtgtgtgactccgatggaggagcgactgaagctgacgaaggccagcaccgcggcgaaggtggatgcaacactctaccggagcatcgtcggtggtctgcgctacctagttcaTACGAGGCTAGACATTACGTTCGTCGTGGgttacgtcagtcgcttcatggaggatcctagagaggatcactgggctgtggTGAAGCGGCCAttacgctacgtcaaggggacagtAGATCAtaggatcatcttcccaaagaccggcGGGGGTAAGCTACAACTcattgtgttcagcgatgcagacatggtgggggacatcgacggacgacaaagcacctctggcgtgctcgtcttcttcGGGTCGGCtctaatttcatggctgtcgctgaaacagaaggtggtggcgttgtctacgtgcgaggcagagtacgtagcggcagccacagcggcatgccaagttgtgtggctacgccggctgctgggcgagctgaccggtgtggaagctcatccCACCAggactgatggtggacaaccagcccgccatcgtcctctgcgaagaatccggttctgcactgACCGGAGCAAAcatatcgacgtgaagttccacttcctcagggactgtgttgaTGGAGGGCAAATC CCAGGAAACTGGAAAAGCTTGTGCCCTTCTCTGAAGAAAGGGAGTCTTGGCAATACTAAACTGCAGCGTGCCTTCTCCAAGTACCTCAACAAGGAAG GAAGAAACGTATCTACACAGGACCTGGACAATCCAGATCACATACAGCCGACACAACAAGAAAGCAGCCAACAGCAGAGTCAACAATCCAATGAAGGGTTGTGCAATGTCAGCTCCCCTTCACAAG ATAATGACACCATCCGAAACGCTGAACTCAGGGAAGAGACTGCTAAACGCTGA